In Pungitius pungitius chromosome 2, fPunPun2.1, whole genome shotgun sequence, a single window of DNA contains:
- the cd74a gene encoding CD74 molecule, major histocompatibility complex, class II invariant chain a — MADSAEDAPLSGGSLAGSEQVLVASAGPAGGSNQRAFKVAALTTIACLLLASQVFTAFMVFDQKQEIHTLQKDSTRLGKQLTRVSQAPVRMQMPMRDFPLLKDYTSSKKPLAKLQDTVASLETQVKDLVQDSQLPQFNETFLANLENLKQHINESEWTSFESWMRYWLIFQMAQKKPPTPAPESAAVIQTKCQLEGESGATKIGSFKPQCDEQGRYKPMQCWHATGFCWCVDQTGKAIAGTSIRGHPDCQRGYSSRRMLAPMRIQKTISVDDE, encoded by the exons ATGGCCGACTCTGCAGAAGATGCGCCCCTATCCGGAGGGAGCCTGGCGGGCAGTGAACAGGTCCTTGTAGCCTCCGCCGGTCCCGCCGG gggcTCCAACCAGCGTGCCTTTAAGGTGGCCGCGTTGACCACCATCGCATGTCTGCTGCTGGCCAGCCAGGTCTTCACTGCCTTCATGGTGTTTGACCAGAAGCAGGAGATCCACACACTGCAGAAAGACTCTACCCGATTGGGCAAACAGCTGACCCGCGTATCCCAAG CTCCAGTGAGGATGCAGATGCCCATGAGGGATTTTCCTCTTCTGAAGGACTACACCTCCTCCAAGAAGCCCCTGGCT AAACTGCAGGACACTGTTGCCAGCCTGGAGACCCAGGTGAAGGACCTCGTGCAG GACTCCCAGCTCCCGCAGTTCAACGAGACCTTCCTGGCCAACCTGGAGAACCTGAAGCAGCACATAAACGAGAGCGAGTGGACG AGCTTTGAGTCCTGGATGCGTTACTGGCTGATCTTCCAGATGGCCCAGAAGAAACCTCCCACCCCGGCACCCGAGTCAG ctGCTGTCATCCAGACCAAATGCCAGTTGGAGGGAGAATCTGGAGCTACCAAGATCGGCTCCTTTAAGCCCCAGTGTGACGAGCAGGGCCGCTACAAGCCCATGCAGTGCTGGCACGCCACCGGCTTCTGCTGGTGTGTGGACCAGACTGGCAAAGCCATCGCGGGCACCAGCATTCGGGGCCACCCCGACTGTCAGAGAG GTTATTCCAGCCGCAGGATGTTGGCCCCCATGCGGATTCAGAAGACCATCAGCGTTGACG atgagTGA
- the si:dkey-201i24.3 gene encoding uncharacterized protein si:dkey-201i24.3, translated as MVDQRNAMMSQGESDVQYTMRLAELTQDLQVVKNQSWEKRREESKKIKGKRQSCRTNRNVHSSDARGGTDTMKHLQAQLKKEMEEHIREGKGDVEKVQERVGRIQQLRDALREETQKSGPATEKVDLCQQSQLEFSKAQEQRRRLKEDHWRLIQEEVETMERDLAQEQLPTEGPQRELLVLTRERRVLVLQIEALRAEAQQAERDLHDQYKNHQAELRCHREEGLEVFRVFRQVSEEQRRMSEGRYRSVVLEAVQDAVYLSAQNQDLQADNKNLRKALAALKDTLTVRGDPTAGLVPQQ; from the exons ATGGTGGACCAGAGAAACGCGATGATGTCGCAGGGGGAAAGTGACGTTCAGTACACCATGAGGCTAGCAGAGCTGACCCAAGACCTGCAG GTTGTGAAAAATCAATCTtgggagaaaaggagggaagAGTCAAAGAAGATAAAAGGCAAAAGACAG AGTTGCCGGACAAATAGAAACGTGCACAGCAGCGATGCCAGAGGAGGTACAGACACCATGAAACACTTACAAGCCCaactgaaaaaagaaatggaagaacATATCAGAG AGGGTAAAGGGGATGTAGAGAAGGTGCAGGAGAGAGTAGGACGAATCCAGCAGCTGAGGGATGCTCTCAGagaggagacacagaagagTGGGCCTGCTACAGAGAAAGTGGACCTCTGCCAACAA TCTCAGTTGGAATTCAGCAAAGCGCAGGAACAGAGGAGGCGACTTAAAGAGGACCACTGGAGATTAattcaggaggaggtggagacgaTGGAGAGAGACTTGGCACAGGAGCAGCTACCG ACAGAAGGCCCCCAGAGGGAGCTGCTGGTGCTCACCAGAGAGAGGCGGGTCCTAGTGCTGCAGATAGAGGCCCTGCGCGCTGAGGCGCAGCAGGCTGAGCGAGACCTGCACGATCAATATAAAAACCACCAAGCGGAGCTGCGTTGTCACAGAGAGGAGGGCCTGGAG GTGTTCAGAGTGTTCCGTCAGGTAagcgaggagcagaggaggatgtCGGAGGGCAGATACAGGAGCGTGGTGCTGGAAGCTGTGCAGGATGCCGTCTACCTCTCTGCCCAGAACCAGGACCTGCAAGCTGACAACAAAAATCTCCGTAAAG CACTGGCAGCGCTGAAGGACACACTCACTGTGCGAGGGGATCCTACGGCTGGACTGGTACCCCAACAGTGA
- the slc35a4 gene encoding probable UDP-sugar transporter protein SLC35A4: protein MIVIQNVGPSSPARIRRPVLKRSVWGLLLGLMVLVYGSHAPLITLTKVDGRVPFSASSCVVMIELFKLLISLVTLVSTGGTSALHAAPPLACVAPYAVPAVLYALNNNLVVVMQAYMDPSSYQVLSNLKIASTALLYSLCLGKRLRPSQWLAVGLLLSAGVCHSYSSLDPGDSERASAEDGPGLHITAWGLLLVLVYCCVSGLAAVYTERVLKSQKLPLSLQNLYLYGFGVAINGVSSSFVAGEKGFLEGYSGVVWAIIAGQAANGLLMSVVLKHGSGITRLFVISCSMLVNALLSWAVLGLQLTPFFLLPVSMIGLAAFMYYR from the coding sequence ATGATTGTGATCCAGAATGTGGGGCCCAGTTCCCCAGCTAGGATTAGGAGGCCGGTGTTGAAAAGGAGTGTGTGGGGGCTCCTCTTGGGGCTGATGGTCCTTGTCTATGGCTCCCATGCGCCACTCATCACTCTCACCAAGGTGGACGGCCGGGTCCCTTTCAGTGCCTCATCATGTGTCGTAATGATCGAGCTATTCAAACTCCTGATCTCTCTGGTGACTCTGGTTTCCACTGGAGGAACATCCGCCTTACATGCTGCTCCACCTCTGGCCTGCGTAGCCCCCTATGCGGTCCCTGCCGTACTCTACGCCCTCAACAACAACCTGGTAGTTGTCATGCAGGCTTACATGGACCCAAGCTCGTACCAGGTCCTCTCCAACCTGAAAATTGCCTCCACGGCGCTGCTGTACTCCCTCTGCTTGGGCAAGAGGCTGCGGCCTTCTCAGTGgttggctgtggggctcctcCTGAGTGCAGGGGTGTGTCACAGCTACAGCAGCCTGGATCCAGGGGACTCCGAGAGGGCCTCAGCCGAGGACGGCCCCGGGCTTCACATCACAGCGTGGGGGCTCCTCCTTGTGCTGGTGTACTGCTGTGTTTCGGGGCTCGCGGCGGTTTACACTGAGAGGGTTCTGAAGAGCCAGAAACTGCCCCTCAGCTTGCAGAATCTCTACCTCTATGGGTTTGGTGTGGCGATCAacggcgtctcctcctcctttgtaGCAGGGGAAAAGGGCTTCCTGGAGGGATACTCTGGGGTGGTGTGGGCCATTATAGCCGGCCAGGCAGCTAACGGCCTTCTGATGTCCGTGGTGCTCAAGCACGGCAGCGGGATCACCAGGCTGTTCGTCATTTCCTGCTCCATGCTGGTCAACGCTCTGTTGTCTTGGGCCGTTTTGGGGCTGCAGCTCACgcctttcttcctccttccGGTGTCTATGATTGGATTGGCGGCTTTCATGTACTACAGATAG
- the LOC119210617 gene encoding SLC35A4 upstream open reading frame protein, translating to MADDKDPLKRLKDLTQLKHQLEEIQRRVESEVSLGIPQGSSVLGSPFLKGFLAGYVVAKLRSSAFLGVLLGTITGIYAAQNYQVPDIERTVKQYMNGFKKGPR from the exons GATCCTCTGAAAAGGTTAAAGGACCTGACGCAGCTCAAAcaccagctggaggagatcCAGAGGCGAGTGGAGAGCGAGGTCTCACTGGGAATTCCTCAG GGGAGCTCGGTGTTGGGATCTCCATTTCTGAAGGGCTTTCTGGCCGGCTACGTGGTGGCCAAGCTTCGCTCCTCTGCTTTCCTGGGAGTGCTGCTGGGAACGATCACCGGCATTTACGCGGCACAGAACTACCAAGTGCCCGACATCGAAAGGACCGTGAAGCAATATATGAACGGCTTTAAAAAAGGGCCGAGGTAA